One Peterkaempfera bronchialis DNA window includes the following coding sequences:
- a CDS encoding NuoB/complex I 20 kDa subunit family protein, with protein MGIEEKLPSGFLLTTVETAAGWVRKSSLFPATFGLACCAIEMMTTGAGRYDLARFGMEVFRGSPRQADLMIVAGRVSQKMAPVLRQVYDQMANPKWVISMGVCASSGGMFNNYAIVQGVDHIVPVDIYLPGCPPRPEMLMDAILKLHDKIQHEKLGVNRLRAEEQAEQAALQAVPTIEMKGLLR; from the coding sequence ATGGGTATCGAGGAGAAACTGCCGAGCGGCTTCCTGCTCACCACCGTGGAGACCGCCGCCGGGTGGGTGCGCAAGTCGTCACTCTTCCCCGCCACCTTCGGTCTGGCCTGCTGCGCCATCGAGATGATGACCACGGGCGCGGGCCGGTACGACCTGGCGAGGTTCGGCATGGAGGTCTTCCGGGGCTCGCCCCGGCAGGCCGACCTGATGATCGTCGCCGGGCGGGTCAGCCAGAAGATGGCCCCGGTGCTGCGCCAGGTCTATGACCAGATGGCCAACCCCAAGTGGGTCATCTCGATGGGCGTCTGCGCCTCGTCGGGCGGCATGTTCAACAACTACGCGATCGTCCAGGGCGTCGACCACATCGTGCCCGTCGACATCTACCTGCCGGGCTGCCCGCCGCGGCCGGAGATGCTGATGGACGCGATCCTCAAGCTCCACGACAAGATCCAGCACGAGAAGCTGGGTGTGAACCGCCTCCGGGCGGAGGAGCAGGCGGAGCAGGCGGCGCTCCAGGCGGTCCCGACGATCGAGATGAAGGGGCTGCTGCGGTGA